A window from Pseudonocardia cypriaca encodes these proteins:
- a CDS encoding NADPH-dependent FMN reductase — protein MDATPFRLVVVIASTREGRFAPNVANWFVEEARARADLDIDVLDLAEAELPDRLTGWGTPPPAAVAAVTPRLAAADAFVIVTPEYNHSYPAPVKTLIDWHFTEWQAKPVAFVSYGGMSGGLRAVEHLRGVLAELHAVTVRDTVSFHGAWDRFGSDARPVDPAECAAAAKTMLDQLSWWAHALREARAARPYVTG, from the coding sequence ATGGACGCGACGCCGTTTCGACTGGTGGTCGTCATCGCCAGCACGCGGGAGGGCCGGTTCGCACCGAACGTGGCGAACTGGTTCGTGGAGGAGGCCCGCGCGCGGGCCGACCTGGACATCGACGTGCTGGACCTGGCCGAGGCCGAGCTGCCCGACCGCCTCACGGGGTGGGGGACGCCGCCGCCGGCAGCGGTCGCGGCAGTGACGCCCCGGCTGGCGGCCGCCGACGCGTTCGTGATCGTGACGCCGGAGTACAACCACAGCTACCCGGCGCCCGTGAAGACGCTGATCGACTGGCACTTCACCGAGTGGCAGGCCAAGCCGGTGGCGTTCGTGTCCTACGGCGGCATGTCCGGGGGTCTGCGTGCCGTGGAGCACCTGCGGGGCGTCCTCGCCGAGCTGCACGCCGTGACGGTGCGCGACACCGTCAGCTTCCACGGGGCGTGGGACCGCTTCGGGTCGGATGCGCGCCCCGTGGATCCGGCCGAGTGCGCCGCGGCGGCGAAGACGATGCTCGACCAGCTCTCCTGGTGGGCCCACGCCCTGCGCGAGGCGCGCGCGGCACGGCCGTACGTCACGGGTTGA
- a CDS encoding MFS transporter translates to MTTDAVTLQRTKWAPVAALGLAMLVVTSEMTIAAVTLPGIGADLLVSPAATAWVLLAYALPMAALAIPAGRWADGADVRAAFALSMVGIAVASVLVGLAPAFWLVVVGRLLQGAAGALIVAVYMPIITASVLPAQRGRAIGFVITIMTVGAMAGVPLGGLIADMWGWRAVFLVKLPVVVAVLWVGLSTITRIPGRGLPRPGAALLREALLLGGAVAVLLLAFEEVGGRPLLAGALAVAAIGLAVWWSRLAASGPVLRLVRNPAFGFMMISLLAVSSTAGLVSFLLPYFVADVLHGGPDLTGVALLFFVGAMAPLSAAAGALADRLGNRVVAAAGSAVSLAGVLLMLTLDGDAGLVDMAWRLVVLGIGAALFNPAVNAAMLTAAPAGSEGVAGGVGMTVRTVAVTVGSAASALAWTMAGGGIAGFRSGILMITVAVAVGLAVLLVPVRRP, encoded by the coding sequence ATGACCACGGACGCGGTGACGCTCCAGCGCACCAAGTGGGCCCCGGTGGCGGCGCTCGGGCTCGCGATGCTGGTGGTCACGTCGGAGATGACCATCGCGGCGGTGACGCTGCCCGGGATCGGGGCGGACCTGCTGGTCTCGCCCGCGGCGACGGCCTGGGTGCTGCTCGCCTACGCCCTGCCGATGGCCGCGCTCGCCATCCCGGCCGGGCGCTGGGCCGACGGCGCGGACGTGCGGGCTGCGTTCGCGCTCTCGATGGTCGGGATCGCGGTCGCGAGCGTGCTCGTCGGTCTGGCGCCGGCGTTCTGGCTGGTCGTGGTGGGGCGACTGCTCCAGGGCGCGGCCGGTGCGCTGATCGTCGCGGTCTACATGCCGATCATCACCGCGAGCGTGTTGCCCGCGCAGCGCGGACGCGCGATCGGCTTCGTCATCACGATCATGACGGTGGGCGCGATGGCCGGTGTCCCGCTCGGCGGCCTCATCGCCGACATGTGGGGCTGGCGCGCGGTGTTCCTGGTGAAGCTGCCGGTGGTGGTCGCGGTGCTGTGGGTGGGGTTGAGCACGATCACCCGCATCCCGGGTCGTGGGTTGCCGCGGCCCGGCGCGGCCCTCCTGCGTGAGGCGCTGCTGCTGGGCGGGGCGGTGGCGGTGCTGCTGCTCGCCTTCGAGGAGGTGGGCGGGCGGCCGCTCCTCGCCGGGGCGCTCGCCGTGGCCGCGATCGGGCTGGCCGTGTGGTGGTCGCGCCTGGCGGCCTCCGGCCCGGTGCTCCGGCTCGTCCGGAACCCGGCGTTCGGGTTCATGATGATCTCGCTGCTGGCGGTCTCGTCCACCGCGGGCCTCGTCTCGTTCCTGCTGCCGTACTTCGTGGCCGACGTGCTGCACGGCGGCCCGGACCTCACCGGGGTTGCGCTGCTGTTCTTCGTCGGCGCGATGGCGCCGCTCTCGGCGGCGGCGGGCGCACTGGCCGACCGTCTCGGCAACCGGGTGGTGGCGGCCGCCGGCAGCGCGGTGTCCCTCGCGGGGGTGCTCCTGATGCTGACGCTCGACGGCGACGCAGGCCTGGTCGACATGGCCTGGCGGCTCGTGGTGCTCGGGATCGGGGCCGCCCTGTTCAACCCGGCCGTCAACGCTGCGATGCTCACGGCCGCACCGGCGGGCTCGGAGGGCGTGGCGGGCGGCGTCGGCATGACGGTCCGGACGGTCGCGGTGACGGTGGGGTCCGCGGCGTCCGCGCTCGCATGGACGATGGCCGGCGGCGGCATCGCCGGCTTCCGCAGCGGCATCCTCATGATCACGGTGGCCGTCGCGGTCGGGCTGGCGGTCCTGCTCGTCCCGGTGCGGCGGCCGTGA
- a CDS encoding helix-turn-helix transcriptional regulator, which yields MITLPEAPPLRGRDAELEVVDRLLAAARRGSSAALVVRGEAGIGKSALLLHAARRATGMQVLLQVGVETEVELPYATLHALFADACEALDRLPEVQAGALRVALGLAAGPPPDRFLVGLAVLSLLAELAAERPLLCVVDDAHWVDRASAQALLFAARRLGSESVVLLFAARTGLAPDFPAPGVESLDLPRLDDASAREVLDAEVGDLPRPVRDQLLREAAGNPLALHELPAAHRMGRAPVYPLAPPDAGRGGVPPTNSPVEREFAARIAALPAAARTALLVAAADGTCNARVVLAAAERLGAGPADLEVLERERLLLFFDGCMGFHHPLIRTAVYGAATMAAKRAAHQALAEVLHESDEEDRRNWHLAASSLGPDEAVAGALEQSGLRARDRGSHETVAAAFERAAALTPYGPDRARRMVAAAEAAAEAGHHEWAAELAGRSEPLTEDPQLRARLALVRARLADEEGDVAETHRLLLAAAGSAAPAAPDLAGEMLLWAVEAGWSARDRGMVEQVATAASGLGAPGADHIRAYAALAAAQLPDDPDAPLPPASAAFARMADCRGEGEPRATASLAAWYMVAGDDTTALAVAAAAEREARATGALGALPRVLAVLATGRWHLGHWRDAAAAATDGLRIARDVGQLQVVDQLAGVLAHLAAASGDEVRFAAALGELDGQRPTGRSAGIIGSARGLLDLGLGRFDAAADRLAEAAASRGWWRGLPDLVEAAARAGRTAEARRAADRYARWAEHTGQEWPRAIAARCGALVASDDGAAELFAKAAAMHRTDGTHPFERARTDLLHGEWLRRARRRSEARGPLRAAADAFDELGAGPWAERARAELRATGETRSTSTMATGPAPDQLAELTPQELQVVRLAAAGLSNRDIAAQLFLSPRTVGYHLYKAFPKLGVASRAQLVRLDLPA from the coding sequence GTGATCACGCTGCCGGAGGCGCCTCCGCTGCGCGGCCGCGACGCCGAGCTGGAGGTCGTGGACCGCCTGCTCGCAGCGGCCCGCCGCGGGAGCAGCGCGGCCCTCGTGGTGCGCGGTGAGGCGGGGATCGGGAAGTCGGCGCTCCTCCTGCACGCGGCGAGGCGGGCGACCGGCATGCAGGTGCTGCTCCAGGTCGGCGTCGAGACGGAGGTGGAGCTGCCGTACGCCACGCTGCACGCGCTGTTCGCCGACGCGTGCGAGGCGCTCGACCGGCTCCCCGAGGTGCAGGCGGGCGCGTTGCGCGTCGCGCTCGGGCTGGCCGCCGGGCCACCGCCCGACCGCTTCCTCGTCGGGCTCGCCGTGCTGAGCCTGCTCGCCGAGCTGGCCGCCGAGCGTCCGCTGCTCTGCGTCGTCGACGACGCGCACTGGGTCGACCGGGCGTCGGCCCAGGCGTTGCTCTTCGCGGCTCGCCGGCTGGGGAGCGAGTCCGTCGTGCTGCTCTTCGCCGCGCGCACCGGGCTCGCTCCGGACTTCCCGGCCCCTGGTGTGGAGTCGCTCGACCTCCCTCGGCTCGACGACGCGAGCGCCCGCGAGGTGCTGGACGCCGAGGTGGGCGACCTGCCCCGCCCGGTGCGCGACCAGCTCCTGCGCGAGGCGGCCGGCAACCCGCTCGCCCTGCACGAGCTGCCCGCGGCCCACCGGATGGGCCGCGCGCCGGTGTACCCGCTCGCGCCGCCCGACGCAGGCCGCGGCGGGGTCCCGCCGACGAACAGCCCGGTGGAGCGGGAGTTCGCGGCGCGCATCGCCGCCCTTCCCGCGGCGGCCCGCACCGCGCTCCTCGTTGCCGCCGCCGACGGGACGTGCAACGCCCGGGTGGTGCTCGCCGCGGCCGAGCGGCTCGGGGCCGGGCCGGCCGACCTGGAGGTCCTGGAACGCGAACGGCTGCTGCTGTTCTTCGACGGCTGCATGGGGTTCCACCACCCGCTGATCCGCACGGCCGTCTACGGCGCCGCGACCATGGCGGCGAAGCGGGCGGCGCACCAGGCGCTGGCCGAGGTGCTCCACGAGAGCGACGAGGAGGATCGGCGCAACTGGCACCTCGCGGCGTCGAGCCTCGGCCCGGACGAGGCGGTGGCCGGCGCGCTGGAGCAGAGCGGGCTGCGGGCTCGCGACCGCGGGAGCCACGAGACGGTGGCCGCTGCCTTCGAACGCGCCGCCGCGCTCACGCCGTACGGCCCGGATCGGGCGCGACGCATGGTGGCGGCGGCCGAGGCCGCTGCTGAGGCGGGGCACCACGAGTGGGCGGCCGAACTGGCCGGCCGCAGCGAGCCGCTCACCGAGGACCCGCAGCTGCGGGCGCGCCTCGCACTGGTGCGGGCCCGGCTCGCCGACGAGGAGGGCGACGTCGCCGAGACCCACCGGTTGTTGCTGGCCGCGGCCGGGTCCGCGGCGCCCGCGGCGCCGGACCTGGCGGGCGAGATGCTGCTGTGGGCCGTGGAGGCCGGCTGGTCGGCACGCGACCGCGGGATGGTCGAGCAGGTGGCGACCGCGGCGAGCGGGCTCGGGGCACCCGGGGCGGACCACATCCGCGCGTACGCCGCGCTGGCCGCGGCCCAGCTCCCGGACGACCCGGACGCCCCGCTGCCACCGGCCAGTGCCGCGTTCGCGCGGATGGCCGACTGCCGCGGCGAGGGCGAACCGCGTGCCACCGCGAGCCTCGCCGCCTGGTACATGGTGGCGGGCGACGACACCACAGCGCTCGCGGTGGCGGCAGCCGCGGAGCGAGAGGCCCGCGCCACCGGGGCGCTGGGTGCCCTGCCCCGCGTGCTCGCCGTGCTCGCGACCGGCCGCTGGCACCTCGGCCACTGGCGCGATGCGGCCGCGGCAGCCACCGACGGCCTGCGCATCGCCCGCGACGTCGGGCAGCTCCAGGTCGTCGACCAGCTGGCCGGCGTCCTCGCCCACCTCGCTGCGGCGAGCGGGGACGAGGTGCGGTTCGCCGCCGCCCTCGGCGAGCTGGACGGGCAGCGCCCCACGGGGCGCTCCGCAGGGATCATCGGTTCGGCCCGCGGGCTGCTCGACCTGGGCCTCGGCCGGTTCGACGCGGCCGCGGACCGGCTCGCCGAGGCGGCGGCGTCGCGGGGTTGGTGGCGCGGGCTGCCCGACCTCGTGGAGGCGGCGGCCCGGGCCGGCCGCACCGCGGAGGCGCGGCGCGCCGCCGACCGGTACGCCCGGTGGGCCGAGCACACCGGGCAGGAGTGGCCGCGGGCGATCGCGGCGCGCTGTGGGGCCCTCGTCGCGTCCGACGACGGGGCGGCCGAGCTCTTCGCGAAGGCCGCAGCGATGCACCGGACCGACGGCACGCACCCGTTCGAACGCGCCCGCACCGACCTCCTGCACGGCGAGTGGCTGCGCCGCGCGCGCCGCCGGAGCGAGGCTCGCGGCCCGCTCCGGGCAGCCGCTGACGCGTTCGACGAGCTGGGCGCCGGGCCGTGGGCCGAGCGGGCGCGCGCCGAGCTGCGGGCCACCGGCGAGACCCGATCGACATCGACGATGGCGACCGGGCCCGCCCCGGACCAGCTCGCCGAGCTCACCCCGCAGGAGCTGCAGGTCGTCCGGCTCGCCGCGGCGGGACTGTCCAACCGCGACATCGCCGCGCAGCTGTTCCTGTCGCCGCGCACGGTCGGCTACCACCTCTACAAGGCGTTCCCCAAGCTCGGCGTGGCCTCGCGCGCGCAGCTGGTCCGCCTGGATCTCCCCGCGTAA
- a CDS encoding aldehyde dehydrogenase family protein, translated as MTSTDRLTVAKTYKLYVGGAFPRSESGRSYPVTSTDGTLLAHAALASRKDVRDAVSAARAAFPGWSGATAYNRGQVLYRVAEMLQGRRGQFVGDVVAAEGVRKGQAAALVDAAVDRWVWYAGWTDKIASVLGSVNPVAGPLVNWSTPEPTGVVGVLAPQGSSLLGLVDVLAPVLATGCTAVVVASEARPLPAVELAEVLATSDVPGGVVNVLTGRTAELAPWLAAHGEVQALDLVGAPAELAADLERAAAEGVKRVLPRPAAEPDWTPVPDLTRLRAWTEIKTVWHPVGR; from the coding sequence GTGACGTCCACCGACCGGCTCACCGTCGCCAAGACCTACAAGCTGTACGTCGGCGGCGCGTTCCCGCGATCGGAGTCGGGCCGCAGCTATCCGGTCACGAGCACCGACGGCACGCTGCTCGCCCACGCCGCGCTCGCCTCCCGCAAGGACGTGCGCGACGCGGTGAGCGCGGCCCGGGCGGCGTTCCCCGGCTGGTCCGGCGCCACCGCGTACAACCGCGGCCAGGTGCTCTACCGGGTGGCCGAGATGCTGCAGGGCCGGCGCGGGCAGTTCGTCGGCGACGTCGTGGCGGCCGAGGGTGTGCGCAAGGGGCAGGCCGCGGCGCTCGTGGACGCCGCCGTCGACCGCTGGGTCTGGTACGCGGGGTGGACCGACAAGATCGCTTCCGTGCTCGGTTCGGTGAACCCGGTGGCCGGGCCGCTGGTGAACTGGTCGACCCCGGAGCCCACCGGCGTGGTCGGGGTGCTGGCGCCGCAGGGGTCGTCGCTGCTCGGGCTGGTCGACGTGCTCGCGCCCGTGCTGGCCACCGGCTGCACGGCCGTCGTCGTGGCCTCCGAGGCCAGGCCGCTGCCTGCGGTGGAGCTGGCCGAGGTGCTCGCCACGTCCGACGTGCCCGGCGGGGTCGTCAACGTGCTCACCGGGCGCACCGCGGAGCTGGCGCCGTGGCTCGCCGCGCACGGCGAGGTGCAGGCCCTCGACCTGGTGGGGGCGCCCGCCGAGCTGGCCGCCGACCTGGAGCGCGCCGCGGCCGAAGGGGTCAAGCGGGTGCTGCCGAGGCCAGCCGCCGAGCCCGACTGGACCCCGGTCCCGGACCTCACCCGGCTGCGGGCCTGGACCGAGATCAAGACCGTGTGGCACCCCGTGGGGCGCTGA
- a CDS encoding alpha/beta hydrolase family protein yields the protein MFRNTRVPAAGALAALALVLAPATAAAQPAPNPFERGPDPTTQSIEASRGPYATEDLEVSDLRTPGFGSAVITYPTTTADGTFGAVAIVPGYTARESSIAWLRPRIASQGFVVISFNTNSTSDQPAARGEQLLAALDYLTQESAVRDRVDPDRLAVMGHSMGGGGTLEAAAERTSIEAAIPLTGWNADKTWPGVQAATLVVGAENDSTAPVARHSIPFYESLTNAEERAYLELNGASHFAPNSPNTTIASYSIAWLKRFVDDDTRYTQFLCPAPRTGTALSDVRTSCPIDESQA from the coding sequence ATGTTCAGGAACACCCGTGTCCCCGCCGCGGGCGCGCTCGCGGCGCTCGCGTTGGTGCTGGCACCCGCAACGGCCGCGGCCCAGCCGGCGCCGAACCCGTTCGAACGCGGTCCCGACCCGACCACGCAGAGCATCGAGGCCAGCCGCGGGCCGTACGCCACGGAGGACCTCGAGGTGTCCGACCTGCGGACCCCGGGCTTCGGATCGGCCGTCATCACGTACCCGACGACCACCGCGGACGGGACGTTCGGCGCCGTCGCGATCGTCCCCGGCTACACCGCGCGGGAGTCGTCGATCGCCTGGCTGCGGCCGCGCATCGCATCCCAGGGGTTCGTGGTGATCAGCTTCAACACGAACTCGACCTCGGACCAGCCCGCCGCCCGGGGCGAACAGCTGCTCGCGGCGCTGGACTACCTCACGCAGGAGTCCGCGGTCCGCGACCGGGTGGACCCGGACCGGCTCGCCGTCATGGGCCATTCGATGGGTGGAGGCGGGACCCTGGAGGCGGCCGCCGAGCGCACCTCGATCGAGGCCGCCATTCCGCTCACCGGGTGGAACGCCGACAAGACGTGGCCGGGGGTGCAGGCGGCGACGCTGGTCGTCGGGGCGGAGAACGACTCGACCGCGCCGGTGGCGCGGCACTCGATCCCGTTCTACGAGAGCCTGACGAACGCCGAGGAGCGGGCCTACCTCGAGCTCAACGGGGCGAGCCACTTCGCGCCCAACAGCCCGAACACCACCATCGCCAGCTACAGCATCGCGTGGCTCAAGCGGTTCGTCGACGACGACACCCGCTACACGCAGTTCCTCTGTCCCGCGCCCCGGACCGGGACCGCGCTGTCCGACGTGCGGACCAGCTGCCCGATCGACGAGTCGCAGGCGTGA
- a CDS encoding primosomal protein codes for MASDIVPIQLSLTEGDLVTLWAPRWREDGEEWEAFLGDDDSLFAFPEVPQLAAFVRTATEHDLVDHPAWPLVPDLTVQELTPDDTQRYDIVGVPELVAEDPDTWTVGELAEITEMIRSIADVCELDAVTDVLGSAPAFGLLRQGTLPFAGREGQRLWTQMVETIAERWDEVIDALDDIVETPEVDPAALAAAEKEVLVVEDTDEPTVTEADEDGTAEEDDEEPGFWEEVGIDPIRITTREGDHYTLRCYLDDKAVFLGSDGRIDVFRSERALARWLGEDGAAGHDLAAASTWPEIVERAGVGELDVRVDDLNAYTLTGLADDLAEGPLGVDPSQLELATELMLDVGDWAGDDEARRGLAESQALGWLVNYITKPDPTRLAPSPPFDAESARFRELVEDVTNRFRTH; via the coding sequence GTGGCCAGCGACATCGTCCCGATCCAGCTCTCCCTGACGGAGGGCGACCTCGTCACGCTGTGGGCCCCGCGGTGGCGCGAGGACGGCGAGGAGTGGGAGGCCTTCCTCGGCGACGACGACTCGTTGTTCGCCTTCCCGGAGGTCCCCCAGCTCGCGGCGTTCGTCCGCACCGCCACCGAGCACGACCTGGTCGACCACCCCGCGTGGCCCCTGGTGCCCGATCTCACGGTGCAGGAGCTGACACCCGACGACACCCAGCGGTACGACATCGTCGGCGTCCCGGAGCTCGTCGCCGAGGACCCCGACACCTGGACGGTCGGCGAGCTCGCCGAGATCACGGAGATGATCCGCTCGATCGCGGACGTCTGCGAGCTGGACGCGGTCACGGACGTGCTCGGGTCGGCTCCCGCGTTCGGCCTGCTGCGCCAGGGCACGCTGCCGTTCGCCGGGCGCGAGGGCCAGCGGCTGTGGACCCAGATGGTCGAGACGATCGCCGAGCGCTGGGACGAGGTGATCGACGCGCTCGACGACATCGTCGAGACCCCCGAGGTCGACCCCGCAGCGCTCGCGGCCGCGGAGAAGGAGGTCCTGGTCGTCGAGGACACCGACGAGCCGACGGTCACCGAGGCCGACGAGGACGGCACCGCGGAGGAGGACGACGAGGAGCCCGGGTTCTGGGAGGAGGTCGGGATCGACCCCATCCGGATCACCACGCGCGAGGGCGACCACTACACGCTGCGCTGCTACCTCGACGACAAGGCCGTCTTCCTCGGCTCCGACGGCCGGATCGACGTCTTCCGGTCCGAGCGGGCGCTGGCCCGCTGGCTCGGCGAGGACGGCGCCGCCGGGCACGACCTGGCGGCCGCCTCCACCTGGCCGGAGATCGTCGAGCGGGCCGGCGTGGGCGAGCTGGACGTGCGCGTCGACGACCTCAACGCCTACACGCTCACCGGGCTGGCCGATGACCTCGCCGAAGGCCCGCTCGGCGTCGACCCCTCCCAGCTGGAGCTGGCCACCGAGCTGATGCTCGACGTCGGCGACTGGGCGGGCGACGACGAGGCCCGTCGCGGCCTCGCCGAGTCGCAGGCCCTCGGCTGGCTGGTCAACTACATCACCAAGCCCGACCCCACCCGCCTCGCCCCCAGCCCGCCGTTCGACGCGGAGTCGGCGCGCTTCCGCGAGCTGGTCGAGGACGTGACCAACCGCTTCCGCACGCACTGA
- a CDS encoding response regulator transcription factor, producing MREGTVPVRVLVVDDEPMVCAHLRTILGAADGIEVVASAADGAEAVEAVVLHEPDVVLMDLRMPGVDGITATARIVELPAAPPVVALTTFDGDEHVHRALRAGAAGYLLKSTPPEELAALVRVAAQGHTVLSRSAARRLVGDAGDAHVARRRAAARLARLTDRERDVVALLGEGCSNAEVARRLHLTEATVKGYVSNALDKLGCTNRTQLGLLAREAGLRTE from the coding sequence ATGAGGGAGGGAACGGTGCCGGTACGCGTGCTCGTGGTCGACGACGAGCCGATGGTGTGCGCGCACCTGCGCACGATCCTCGGCGCCGCCGACGGGATCGAGGTCGTCGCCAGCGCGGCCGACGGCGCGGAGGCCGTCGAGGCCGTCGTGCTGCACGAGCCGGACGTCGTGCTCATGGACCTGCGGATGCCCGGCGTCGACGGGATCACCGCGACCGCCCGGATCGTCGAGCTCCCCGCCGCGCCCCCGGTCGTCGCGCTCACCACGTTCGACGGCGACGAGCACGTGCACCGGGCACTGCGCGCCGGAGCTGCCGGCTACCTGCTCAAGTCCACACCACCCGAGGAGCTGGCCGCGCTGGTGCGGGTGGCCGCTCAGGGCCACACCGTGCTGTCCCGGTCGGCGGCGCGCCGCCTGGTGGGCGACGCGGGCGACGCCCACGTGGCCCGACGTCGCGCAGCGGCCCGCCTCGCCCGGCTGACCGACCGGGAACGCGACGTCGTGGCCCTGCTGGGCGAGGGGTGCTCCAACGCCGAGGTGGCGCGGCGGCTGCACCTCACCGAGGCGACGGTGAAGGGCTACGTCTCCAACGCGCTCGACAAGCTCGGCTGCACCAACCGCACCCAGCTGGGCCTGCTGGCGAGGGAGGCCGGCCTCCGGACGGAGTGA
- a CDS encoding sensor histidine kinase yields the protein MRQQAGPRDHSTGAVVFLVAAVLLFAALDVLYTVLGSRTSGPAGPYAGLALRLVLDTAVLAVLRAPLLVTWLTIAGAVALQLSELLSPGLLVATPVLSGDPLTLSATPVVVNVVVQVRNRRSTWVLVGILTLLATRPWDPSWLTVSLGLLTTAFPALLGRYVAARRNLMASLRERAERTDREQRLLAEQARAEERARLAAEMHDVVTHRVSLMVLQAGAIEVTATDPGTRRAAEGLRDAGMQALDELRELVGVFGGERTGESPSVGPPAPRADLRELVDASVAAGVDVRLECGGDTDAVPSAVLRTVHRVVQEALTNVHKHAPGGRVLVDVRYGADAVSVAVTNTSSTADAALAPTGSGSGLRGLRERVSIIGGTLEAGPCADGGFAVRAELPVGR from the coding sequence GTGCGCCAGCAGGCGGGTCCGCGAGACCACTCGACCGGGGCCGTGGTCTTCCTCGTCGCCGCCGTGCTGCTCTTCGCCGCGCTCGACGTGCTGTACACCGTGCTCGGGTCCCGGACCAGCGGCCCGGCCGGTCCATATGCCGGGCTCGCCCTGCGACTCGTTCTCGACACGGCCGTGCTCGCGGTCCTGCGCGCCCCGCTCCTGGTCACGTGGCTGACGATCGCAGGCGCGGTCGCGCTCCAGCTCTCCGAGCTGCTGAGCCCCGGCCTGCTCGTCGCGACGCCCGTGCTCTCCGGCGACCCGCTGACGCTCTCCGCGACACCGGTCGTCGTCAACGTCGTGGTCCAGGTGCGGAACCGGCGCTCCACGTGGGTGCTCGTCGGGATCCTCACACTGCTCGCGACCCGGCCGTGGGACCCGTCTTGGCTCACCGTCTCGCTCGGGCTGCTGACCACGGCGTTCCCCGCGCTGCTCGGCCGCTACGTCGCGGCGCGGCGCAACCTGATGGCGAGCCTGCGCGAGCGCGCCGAGCGCACCGACCGGGAGCAGCGCCTGCTCGCCGAGCAGGCCCGCGCCGAGGAACGGGCCCGGCTCGCGGCCGAGATGCACGACGTCGTCACCCACCGGGTGAGCCTGATGGTGCTGCAGGCCGGCGCCATCGAGGTCACGGCGACCGACCCGGGGACCCGCCGCGCCGCGGAAGGGCTGCGGGACGCCGGCATGCAGGCGCTCGACGAGCTGCGCGAGCTGGTCGGCGTGTTCGGCGGCGAGCGGACCGGGGAGTCGCCGTCGGTCGGGCCGCCCGCGCCGCGGGCCGACCTGCGCGAGCTCGTCGACGCCTCCGTCGCCGCCGGTGTGGACGTTCGGCTGGAGTGCGGCGGGGACACCGACGCCGTGCCGTCGGCGGTGCTGCGCACGGTCCACCGGGTGGTGCAGGAGGCGCTGACGAACGTGCACAAGCACGCGCCGGGCGGCCGGGTGCTCGTCGACGTGCGCTACGGGGCCGACGCCGTGAGCGTCGCGGTGACCAACACGTCGTCCACCGCCGACGCGGCGCTCGCGCCGACCGGCTCGGGGAGCGGGCTGCGCGGCCTGCGGGAGCGCGTGTCGATCATCGGTGGGACGCTCGAGGCCGGGCCGTGCGCCGACGGCGGGTTCGCGGTTCGGGCCGAGCTCCCGGTGGGCCGATGA